A section of the Mycolicibacterium anyangense genome encodes:
- a CDS encoding methionine ABC transporter ATP-binding protein, translated as MIELTELTKVYGHGSHRSVVLDGISFRVEAGEILAVVGPSGAGKSTLAECINLLTPPTSGSVVVNGEDLTTLSAGKLRVARRRIGTIFQSAGLLERRTAAENVALPLEYLGVTAEESRKRVAELLDRVGLSARANHYPFQLSGGQKQRVGIARALALRPSVLLSDEATAGLDPDTTASVVGLLRELRDDLDLSIVFITHEMDTVLEIADSVARLDHGTIVESGRLVDLLTNPDSDLGAALRPQGQARAATSGQQVWQVIYESDVPADWIARASDELGAPIAVLGAFVQEVHGVTVGSATLGIPPEASGRAADVLARYGLATGEQRLRGAA; from the coding sequence ATGATCGAACTGACTGAGCTGACCAAGGTGTACGGCCATGGCTCGCACCGCAGTGTCGTGCTGGACGGCATCAGCTTCCGTGTCGAGGCGGGCGAAATCCTCGCCGTCGTCGGCCCGAGCGGGGCGGGCAAGAGCACGCTGGCCGAATGTATCAACCTGTTGACCCCGCCGACCTCCGGTTCGGTGGTGGTCAACGGCGAGGACCTGACCACGCTGTCCGCCGGCAAGCTGCGCGTGGCCCGTCGGCGCATCGGCACCATCTTCCAGTCCGCGGGCCTGTTGGAACGCCGCACCGCAGCCGAAAATGTCGCTCTCCCATTGGAATACCTGGGGGTCACTGCTGAGGAATCACGCAAGCGGGTCGCCGAGCTCCTCGACCGGGTGGGACTGTCCGCCCGCGCGAACCACTATCCCTTCCAGCTCTCCGGAGGTCAGAAGCAGCGCGTCGGCATTGCCCGTGCACTGGCGCTGCGCCCTTCGGTCCTGCTCTCCGATGAAGCGACTGCGGGGCTCGACCCGGACACCACCGCATCGGTTGTCGGCCTGTTGCGCGAACTGCGTGACGACCTGGACCTGTCCATCGTGTTCATCACCCACGAAATGGACACCGTGCTCGAGATCGCCGATTCCGTCGCCCGCCTCGATCACGGGACCATCGTCGAATCCGGCAGGCTGGTAGACCTTTTGACCAATCCCGACTCCGATCTCGGCGCCGCGCTGCGGCCCCAGGGCCAGGCGCGGGCAGCCACCTCCGGCCAGCAGGTCTGGCAGGTGATCTATGAATCCGACGTGCCGGCCGACTGGATCGCCCGCGCATCCGACGAACTCGGTGCGCCCATCGCCGTCCTCGGCGCGTTCGTCCAAGAGGTGCACGGTGTCACCGTCGGCTCGGCGACCCTGGGCATCCCGCCGGAGGCGTCCGGCCGCGCCGCCGACGTGCTCGCCCGCTACGGCCTGGCCACCGGCGAACAGCGACTGCGGGGTGCCGCGTGA
- a CDS encoding 13E12 repeat family protein, with protein MNLGCTADAGVPGACGDLLEALSGLSACDVGALSPREMVAALESLQRVRNALPAVEHRLLAALQRQSTPAELGDAPTWAVWLRDLLLLSSAEARRRVDHATALGPRTSLTGQPLGPELPATAAAQADGLITEAHVAVMADFAARIPDGVDPQEVAEAEANLAELAAAFTPEELRTLVAKQLYCWNQDGQFSDADRATKRGIVIGRQGADGMSRLAGWLTPAMRATWEAALKKEAAPGHNLPENPTAVGSETTEDQITADKRTPAQRHHDGLQALLSAFLASDVLGTHRGLPVKLIIRADVADLEARAGHALTSSGSMLPICDVIALLDAKQAQPYLAIFHGAKSLQLNEGRSKRIATAAQRLMLFARDGGSTRPGSTTPFDHCEVNHNIKWAAPHNGPTDIDKLSLMSGPDNRLLDKGGYTVTLGTRGIEWRPSRRNTRRRPPRNYYFNPHHILKRTDAADDTDPP; from the coding sequence ATGAATCTGGGGTGCACCGCCGACGCGGGTGTGCCGGGTGCGTGTGGTGACCTGCTCGAGGCGTTGTCCGGGTTGTCGGCCTGTGATGTGGGGGCTCTGAGCCCGCGCGAGATGGTGGCGGCGCTGGAGTCGCTGCAGCGGGTGCGTAATGCGCTGCCGGCTGTCGAGCATCGGCTGCTGGCCGCGTTGCAGCGCCAGAGCACCCCTGCTGAGCTGGGTGACGCCCCGACCTGGGCGGTGTGGTTGCGCGATCTGCTGCTGTTGTCCTCGGCGGAGGCGCGCCGCCGGGTGGATCACGCCACGGCACTCGGTCCACGGACCTCGCTGACCGGACAACCACTCGGACCCGAACTGCCGGCCACGGCCGCCGCCCAGGCTGACGGGCTGATCACCGAAGCGCATGTCGCGGTGATGGCCGACTTCGCCGCCCGGATCCCCGACGGCGTCGACCCGCAGGAGGTCGCCGAGGCCGAAGCCAACCTCGCCGAGCTGGCCGCGGCGTTCACGCCCGAAGAACTACGCACCCTGGTCGCCAAACAGCTCTACTGCTGGAACCAAGATGGTCAGTTCAGCGACGCCGACCGCGCCACGAAACGCGGCATCGTCATCGGCAGGCAAGGCGCGGACGGCATGAGCCGGCTCGCGGGCTGGCTGACCCCGGCAATGCGGGCGACCTGGGAAGCGGCCCTGAAGAAAGAGGCCGCCCCGGGCCACAACCTTCCCGAGAACCCCACCGCCGTGGGCTCGGAGACCACCGAGGACCAGATCACCGCCGACAAGCGCACGCCCGCCCAACGCCACCATGACGGGCTGCAGGCCTTGCTCTCCGCGTTCCTGGCCTCTGACGTCCTCGGCACTCACCGCGGGCTACCGGTGAAACTCATCATCCGCGCCGACGTGGCTGACCTCGAAGCCCGCGCCGGCCACGCGTTGACCTCCAGCGGGTCGATGCTGCCCATCTGCGATGTCATCGCACTGCTCGACGCCAAGCAGGCCCAACCCTATCTGGCCATCTTCCACGGCGCAAAGTCGTTGCAGCTCAACGAAGGCCGGTCCAAGCGGATCGCGACTGCCGCCCAGCGTCTGATGCTGTTCGCCCGTGACGGCGGCAGCACGCGGCCGGGATCGACAACCCCGTTCGACCATTGCGAGGTCAACCACAACATCAAGTGGGCCGCACCCCACAACGGGCCGACTGACATCGACAAGCTGTCACTGATGTCCGGACCGGACAACCGCCTCCTCGACAAGGGCGGATACACGGTCACCCTCGGCACCAGAGGAATCGAATGGCGGCCCAGCCGGCGAAACACCCGCCGCCGACCACCCCGCAACTACTACTTCAACCCCCACCACATCCTCAAGCGAACCGACGCCGCAGACGACACCGACCCGCCATGA
- a CDS encoding sensor domain-containing diguanylate cyclase — MTPEARLRWWALSAIAAVLVVVMLDLSGWVSSIDDLKSWTPLWLTGLAAAVALQTGAPPHWQVRVARTLAAATGVHASIMLVEHLNGHPFGPSPRTAASILYLAVAVGLMRVDRRPASVLWGIFLLGASTAPTITVMGHLFRVISRVHLTESTGQGIATAVGVLLLASATVLGRPDRNPVAWLLARRDRWALLRLIGVLAGLPLVVSLARLPFLALDLGSEAAWILATTISTSIVGVIAFYFSQREQHLLIERANAERRYRILADNAVDVIFHLHGARVTWVSPSVEAAFGEPPAQWIGSDLRDRIAPEDLPAVTAAVNEMRSGTVGSARFRVGASDGGYHWVDGNAKPYLDEDGATDGMIAALRIVDAQVEAERRLDRLARFDTLTGLPNRAEFIARLESELAQNRSPGSQLGILFCDVDHFKTINDTFGHAVGDVVLATLATRISDTIRVGDTVGRMGGDEMVVLLPGVHSADEAGEIAEKIRCRAAEPIEYEGQTICPTLSIGATVSTPGESASSVTARADEAMYQAKQARRNMVVRI; from the coding sequence ATGACCCCGGAAGCCCGACTGAGATGGTGGGCGCTGTCTGCGATAGCCGCGGTGCTGGTGGTCGTGATGCTCGACCTGTCCGGCTGGGTGAGCAGCATCGACGACCTCAAGTCGTGGACCCCGCTGTGGTTGACCGGGCTGGCGGCAGCGGTCGCACTGCAGACCGGAGCGCCACCGCACTGGCAGGTCCGGGTGGCGCGCACGCTGGCAGCCGCGACCGGTGTACACGCCAGCATCATGCTCGTCGAGCACCTCAACGGTCATCCGTTCGGCCCGAGCCCCCGCACCGCCGCGTCGATCCTGTACCTCGCGGTGGCCGTCGGGCTGATGCGCGTCGACCGGCGGCCGGCCAGTGTGCTGTGGGGAATCTTCCTGCTGGGCGCCAGCACCGCACCCACCATCACCGTGATGGGTCACCTGTTCCGGGTCATCTCACGCGTGCACCTCACGGAGTCGACCGGTCAGGGCATCGCCACCGCCGTCGGTGTGCTGCTGCTTGCCTCGGCAACCGTGCTGGGCCGCCCGGACCGCAACCCGGTGGCCTGGCTGCTGGCCCGCCGAGACCGCTGGGCGCTGCTGCGGCTCATCGGTGTGCTGGCCGGACTGCCGCTGGTGGTGAGCCTGGCGCGACTGCCGTTCCTGGCATTGGACCTGGGCAGCGAGGCGGCGTGGATCCTGGCCACGACCATCTCCACCAGCATCGTCGGTGTCATCGCGTTCTACTTCAGCCAGCGCGAACAGCACCTTCTGATCGAACGAGCCAACGCCGAGCGGCGCTACCGCATCCTGGCCGACAACGCCGTCGACGTGATCTTCCACCTGCACGGCGCCCGGGTGACCTGGGTGTCGCCGTCGGTGGAGGCCGCCTTCGGAGAACCCCCGGCGCAGTGGATCGGCTCGGATCTCCGCGACCGTATCGCGCCAGAAGACCTACCGGCCGTCACCGCAGCGGTCAACGAGATGCGCAGCGGCACAGTGGGTTCCGCGCGTTTCCGGGTTGGCGCCTCAGACGGCGGCTACCACTGGGTCGACGGCAACGCCAAGCCCTACCTGGACGAAGACGGCGCCACCGACGGCATGATCGCGGCGCTGCGGATCGTCGACGCGCAGGTGGAGGCCGAGCGCCGGCTCGACCGGCTGGCCCGCTTCGATACCCTCACCGGGCTGCCGAACCGCGCCGAATTCATCGCGCGCCTGGAGTCCGAACTGGCTCAGAACCGCTCCCCCGGTTCCCAATTGGGCATCCTGTTCTGCGATGTCGACCATTTCAAGACCATCAACGACACATTCGGCCATGCCGTCGGCGACGTGGTGCTGGCCACCCTTGCTACCCGCATCAGCGACACCATCCGCGTCGGTGACACCGTCGGCCGGATGGGTGGCGACGAAATGGTGGTGCTACTTCCCGGTGTCCACAGTGCCGACGAGGCAGGCGAGATCGCCGAGAAAATCCGTTGCCGCGCAGCCGAACCCATCGAGTACGAGGGCCAGACGATCTGCCCCACCCTCAGCATCGGGGCGACGGTGTCCACTCCCGGCGAATCGGCCAGCTCGGTGACGGCGCGTGCCGACGAGGCGATGTATCAGGCCAAGCAGGCCCGCCGCAACATGGTGGTGCGGATCTAG
- a CDS encoding dienelactone hydrolase family protein, translating into MPGPEADLTGWACAPFSAAGFTHDVYRKGQGPGVVLIPEMPGAHPGVLALGNYLVDNGFTVAIPSLYGTPGAPSMRPGMVPVMVRGCVTKEFAAFATNKERPVSHYLRALARDLKEKTGGKGVGVIGQCFSGGFALAAAVDDSVLAPVLSQPSVPIGVTAAQKRDPGLSESELKVIEKRAAEEGLCALGLRFSGDAMAPRERFQTLKDRLGDAFEVIELDSSPGNAGGFGRMAHSVLTLEVREEEGHQAYEARKRVVEFLKERLT; encoded by the coding sequence ATGCCCGGACCCGAAGCAGATCTGACCGGCTGGGCGTGTGCGCCGTTCAGTGCGGCGGGCTTCACCCATGACGTGTATCGCAAGGGGCAGGGTCCCGGTGTGGTGCTCATCCCGGAGATGCCCGGGGCCCACCCCGGTGTGCTGGCCCTCGGAAACTATCTGGTGGACAACGGGTTCACCGTCGCCATTCCCTCGCTCTACGGCACCCCGGGTGCCCCGTCGATGCGGCCGGGCATGGTGCCGGTGATGGTGCGCGGCTGCGTCACCAAGGAGTTCGCGGCGTTCGCGACGAACAAGGAGCGCCCCGTCTCGCACTACCTGCGGGCGTTGGCGCGCGACCTCAAGGAGAAGACCGGCGGCAAGGGTGTCGGGGTGATCGGGCAGTGCTTCTCGGGTGGTTTCGCGCTGGCGGCCGCGGTCGACGACAGCGTGCTCGCGCCGGTACTCAGCCAGCCGTCGGTGCCGATCGGTGTGACCGCCGCGCAGAAGCGTGACCCGGGGTTGTCCGAGAGCGAGCTGAAGGTGATCGAGAAGCGCGCCGCGGAGGAGGGACTGTGCGCGCTGGGGCTGCGGTTCAGCGGCGACGCGATGGCCCCCCGCGAGCGGTTCCAGACGCTCAAGGATCGCCTCGGTGACGCGTTCGAGGTGATCGAACTCGACTCGTCGCCCGGCAACGCCGGCGGCTTCGGCCGGATGGCGCATTCGGTGCTGACGCTGGAGGTCCGCGAGGAAGAGGGCCACCAGGCCTACGAGGCGCGCAAGCGGGTGGTGGAGTTCCTCAAAGAGCGTCTGACCTAG
- a CDS encoding DUF4245 domain-containing protein, with product MTEPDVAGAAAPPPPKEAKPRLLQDGRDMFWSLAPLVVACIVLAGLVGMCSFRPNGPEDGAVPPYDAAAALQADADALGIPIRLPKLPAGWQANSGARAGIDAGRTDPKTGLTARAVTSKVGYIAPSKMFVSLTQSNADEAALVSSIHRSMVPTGVQDVDGVKWVVYEGGEGTEPVWTTRLESPRGPAQLAITGAGSADDFRTLAVATQTQQPIVPKT from the coding sequence GTGACAGAACCCGATGTCGCCGGCGCTGCGGCTCCGCCGCCGCCGAAGGAAGCAAAGCCGCGCCTGCTCCAGGACGGTCGCGACATGTTCTGGTCGCTGGCTCCGCTGGTGGTCGCCTGCATCGTTCTGGCGGGTCTGGTGGGCATGTGTTCGTTCCGCCCCAACGGACCCGAGGACGGCGCTGTCCCGCCGTATGACGCCGCCGCCGCGTTGCAGGCCGACGCCGATGCGCTGGGCATTCCGATCCGGCTGCCCAAACTGCCCGCCGGCTGGCAGGCCAACTCCGGCGCGCGCGCCGGTATCGACGCCGGCCGTACTGACCCGAAGACCGGCCTAACCGCCCGGGCGGTCACCTCGAAGGTGGGTTACATCGCGCCGTCGAAGATGTTCGTCAGCCTGACCCAGAGCAACGCCGACGAGGCCGCGCTGGTGTCGTCGATCCACCGGTCGATGGTGCCCACCGGCGTGCAGGACGTCGACGGGGTGAAGTGGGTGGTCTACGAAGGCGGGGAGGGCACCGAGCCGGTGTGGACCACGCGGCTGGAGAGCCCCCGCGGTCCGGCTCAACTTGCCATCACGGGTGCCGGAAGTGCCGACGACTTCCGTACGCTGGCGGTCGCGACTCAGACTCAGCAGCCCATCGTTCCCAAAACCTAG
- the glpX gene encoding class II fructose-bisphosphatase, with protein MPEARRREAPDRNLALELVRVTEAGAMAAGRWVGRGDKEGGDGAAVDAMRELVNSVSMRGIVVIGEGEKDNAPMLYNGEEVGNGDGPDCDFAVDPVDGTTLMSKGMPNAISVLAVAERGAMFDPSAVFYMNKIAGGPDVADFIDITSPIAANIQRIAKVRKASVSDVTVCILDRPRHAKIMEEVRLAGARIRLISDGDVAGAISACRPDSGTDLLIGIGGTPEGIIAAAAIRCMGGEIQATLAPKDDEERQKAIDRGHDLDRVLTTKDLVSGENVFFCATGVTDGDLLKGVRYFGGGCTTQSIVMRSKSGTVRMIDAYHRLAKLNEYSAVDFTGDTSAAYPLP; from the coding sequence ATGCCTGAAGCCCGCCGCCGCGAAGCACCCGACCGCAACCTCGCCCTGGAGCTGGTCCGAGTCACCGAGGCCGGTGCCATGGCGGCCGGCCGGTGGGTCGGCCGGGGCGACAAGGAGGGCGGTGACGGCGCCGCCGTCGACGCCATGCGCGAGCTGGTGAACTCGGTGTCGATGCGCGGCATCGTGGTGATCGGCGAGGGCGAGAAGGACAACGCCCCGATGCTCTACAACGGCGAAGAAGTGGGCAACGGCGACGGTCCGGACTGCGACTTCGCCGTCGACCCGGTGGACGGCACCACCCTGATGAGCAAGGGCATGCCCAATGCCATCTCGGTGCTCGCGGTGGCCGAGCGCGGCGCGATGTTCGACCCGTCGGCGGTGTTCTACATGAACAAGATCGCGGGCGGACCCGACGTTGCCGACTTCATCGACATCACCTCGCCCATCGCGGCCAACATCCAGCGCATCGCGAAGGTGCGCAAGGCTTCGGTCTCCGATGTCACGGTGTGCATCCTGGACCGGCCTCGGCACGCCAAGATCATGGAAGAGGTGCGGTTGGCGGGTGCGCGGATCCGGCTGATCTCCGACGGTGACGTCGCGGGCGCCATCTCGGCCTGCCGTCCGGACTCCGGCACCGACCTGCTGATCGGAATCGGCGGCACCCCCGAGGGCATCATCGCCGCCGCCGCGATCCGCTGCATGGGCGGCGAGATCCAGGCCACGCTGGCCCCCAAGGACGACGAGGAACGGCAGAAGGCGATCGACCGCGGCCACGACCTGGACCGGGTGCTGACGACCAAGGACCTGGTGTCCGGGGAGAACGTCTTCTTCTGCGCGACCGGCGTCACCGACGGTGACCTGCTCAAGGGTGTTCGCTACTTCGGTGGCGGCTGTACCACCCAGTCGATCGTGATGCGATCGAAGTCCGGCACCGTCCGGATGATCGACGCCTACCACCGGCTGGCCAAGCTCAACGAATACTCCGCGGTGGACTTCACCGGGGATACGTCCGCGGCCTACCCGCTTCCCTAA
- a CDS encoding class II fumarate hydratase: protein MTDSAVENTAGEGEYRIEHDTMGEVRVPAKALWRAQTQRAVENFPISFRGLDRNQIRAMALLKGACAQVNKDLGLLSAEKADAIIAAAGEIAEGLHDEHFPIDVFQTGSGTSSNMNANEVIASIAARNGVTVHPNDDVNMSQSSNDTFPTSTHIAATEAAVRQLIPALEVLHESLANKARQWRTVVKSGRTHLMDAVPVTLGQEFGGYARQIEAGIERVKATLPRLGELAIGGTAVGTGLNAPEGFGAKVVEVLVAQTGLAELRTAKNSFEAQAARDGLVEASGALKTIAASLTKIANDIRWMGSGPLTGLGELQLPDLQPGSSIMPGKVNPVIPEAVTQVAAQVIGNDAAITVGGLSGAFELNVYIPMMARNLLESFTLLANVSKLFAAKCIDGLIANEAHLRELAESSPSIVTPLNSAIGYEEAAKVAKQALKEKKTIRQTVIDRGLIGDKLSEAELDKRLDVLAMAKVKDGD from the coding sequence ATGACCGACAGTGCCGTCGAAAACACAGCCGGTGAGGGCGAATACCGCATCGAGCACGACACCATGGGCGAGGTCCGGGTTCCGGCCAAGGCCCTGTGGCGGGCCCAGACCCAGCGGGCCGTCGAGAACTTCCCGATCTCGTTCCGCGGTCTGGACCGCAACCAGATCCGCGCCATGGCACTGCTGAAGGGCGCCTGCGCCCAGGTCAACAAGGACCTCGGCCTGCTGTCCGCCGAGAAGGCCGACGCCATCATCGCGGCCGCCGGCGAGATCGCCGAGGGGCTGCACGACGAGCACTTCCCGATCGACGTGTTCCAGACCGGTTCGGGCACCAGCTCCAACATGAACGCCAACGAGGTGATCGCCTCGATCGCCGCCCGCAACGGCGTGACGGTGCACCCCAACGACGACGTCAACATGTCGCAGAGCTCCAATGACACCTTCCCCACCTCCACCCACATCGCGGCCACCGAAGCCGCTGTGCGCCAGCTGATTCCGGCGCTCGAGGTGCTGCACGAGTCGCTGGCGAACAAGGCCCGGCAGTGGCGCACGGTGGTGAAGTCCGGCCGCACCCACCTGATGGACGCGGTGCCGGTGACCCTGGGCCAGGAGTTCGGCGGCTACGCCCGCCAGATCGAGGCCGGCATCGAACGCGTGAAGGCCACCCTGCCCCGCCTCGGTGAGCTGGCCATCGGCGGCACCGCCGTCGGCACCGGCCTCAACGCCCCCGAGGGCTTCGGCGCCAAGGTGGTCGAGGTGCTCGTCGCGCAGACCGGCCTGGCCGAATTGCGCACGGCGAAGAACTCTTTCGAGGCCCAGGCCGCCCGCGACGGGCTGGTCGAGGCGTCTGGTGCGCTCAAGACCATCGCCGCCTCGCTGACCAAGATCGCCAATGACATCCGCTGGATGGGCTCCGGCCCGCTGACCGGCCTCGGCGAACTGCAGCTGCCGGACCTGCAGCCGGGCAGCTCGATCATGCCGGGCAAGGTCAACCCCGTCATCCCCGAGGCGGTCACCCAGGTGGCCGCCCAGGTCATCGGCAACGACGCCGCCATCACCGTCGGCGGCCTGTCCGGCGCCTTCGAGCTGAACGTCTACATCCCGATGATGGCGCGCAACCTGCTCGAGTCGTTCACGCTGCTGGCCAACGTGTCGAAGTTGTTCGCCGCCAAGTGCATTGACGGTCTGATCGCCAACGAGGCACACCTGCGCGAGCTGGCCGAGAGCTCCCCGTCGATCGTGACGCCGCTGAACTCCGCGATCGGTTACGAGGAGGCCGCCAAGGTGGCCAAGCAGGCGCTCAAGGAGAAGAAGACCATCCGGCAGACGGTGATCGACCGCGGTCTGATCGGCGACAAGCTGTCGGAAGCCGAGCTGGACAAGCGCCTCGACGTGCTGGCGATGGCGAAGGTCAAGGACGGCGACTAG
- a CDS encoding winged helix-turn-helix transcriptional regulator, which yields MTSEPRLGSAVRGSTSGRPIMVALDVLGRRGALRVLWELRGESLTFRALQDASEMNPASLNTRLKELRALSIVEHTVSGYALTEHGAALMAALAPLQQWADRWAPALGATS from the coding sequence ATGACTTCTGAGCCACGACTGGGGTCGGCTGTCCGGGGTTCGACGTCCGGCCGCCCGATCATGGTCGCCCTCGACGTGTTGGGACGCCGCGGCGCACTGCGGGTGCTGTGGGAATTGCGCGGCGAGTCACTCACGTTCCGGGCACTCCAGGACGCCAGTGAGATGAACCCGGCTTCGCTGAATACGCGACTCAAAGAACTGCGGGCGCTGTCGATCGTCGAGCACACCGTGTCCGGCTATGCCCTGACCGAACACGGCGCAGCGTTGATGGCAGCGCTGGCGCCACTGCAGCAGTGGGCCGACAGGTGGGCGCCAGCGCTCGGGGCGACCAGCTAG
- a CDS encoding carboxymuconolactone decarboxylase family protein yields MSRYENYSGRIVPRSAPFPDDIQQALDAIMRGNPPLVLFTTLARDPRLFFKFFAAGLLDRGNLTIRQREIVIDRITAQCGAEYEWGVHVATFAEAARLSGEQIRSLTSGTPDDTCWTDSERLLIRLCDSLHADCDVPEQLWDQLATTFTPEAILELLMLAGNYRTVSYLVRSLRLPTEPGAASFADYSGDTAGCTA; encoded by the coding sequence ATGTCACGCTATGAAAATTATAGCGGCCGGATCGTGCCTCGCTCCGCGCCGTTCCCCGACGATATCCAGCAGGCGCTCGACGCAATCATGCGCGGCAATCCCCCGTTGGTGCTGTTCACGACATTGGCGCGCGACCCGCGGCTGTTCTTCAAGTTCTTCGCGGCCGGCCTGCTCGACCGGGGCAACCTCACGATCCGGCAGCGTGAGATCGTCATCGACCGGATCACCGCGCAATGCGGTGCCGAATATGAATGGGGCGTTCACGTGGCAACCTTCGCCGAGGCGGCCCGGCTGTCCGGTGAACAGATACGGTCACTGACCTCCGGCACCCCCGACGACACCTGCTGGACCGACTCCGAGCGCCTGCTGATCCGGTTGTGCGATTCACTGCACGCCGATTGCGATGTCCCCGAACAGCTTTGGGATCAACTCGCCACGACCTTCACGCCGGAGGCGATCCTGGAGCTGCTGATGCTCGCGGGCAACTACCGCACCGTGAGCTACCTGGTGCGATCACTTCGCTTGCCGACTGAGCCAGGTGCGGCGTCGTTCGCGGACTATTCCGGCGATACCGCCGGGTGCACCGCATAA
- a CDS encoding cation:proton antiporter: MHSNTALVLTLLVLGYAVVSALVNRWYVAPALIFIAMGMLLGPSGLQVIDASPEAGSFTVLAQLALTVILFNQAARLDIRSVVSRGHVSFRLLVVGIPLTLGLGALTAVLLLPILPWWEAVCLAAIVAPTEVALIDALLEDERIPQRVRHTLSVESGFYDGFALAALLAAVALASASNDAHPVRWAWFAFRTEVVSLVAGAVIGLAGGWAIAVSWKRGWMSDTWAQLATVAVALLCFEAGEWLHGSGFVAAFAGGLVSAMVARRHAERVPTQVSDAAGQLLELLVFALFGAFAVREGWQGASWQVVVFAVLAVFGVRLVAVLVALIRSDLPMYSRVFIGWFGPRGIGTVVLGLIVVERGQIEESALITQVVVVAVTVSLLLHSLTAPLGIRRYAVHPAVSPE, translated from the coding sequence GTGCACAGCAACACCGCGCTCGTCCTGACCCTGCTCGTCCTCGGCTATGCCGTGGTGTCGGCGCTGGTCAATCGCTGGTACGTCGCCCCCGCGCTGATCTTCATCGCGATGGGGATGCTGCTGGGCCCGTCCGGTCTGCAGGTGATCGACGCCAGTCCGGAGGCCGGCAGCTTCACCGTGCTGGCCCAGCTGGCGCTGACGGTGATCCTGTTCAACCAGGCGGCCCGGCTCGATATCCGGTCGGTGGTGAGCCGCGGGCACGTGTCGTTCCGCCTGCTCGTGGTCGGCATTCCGCTGACGCTGGGGCTGGGTGCGCTGACTGCGGTGCTGCTCCTGCCGATCCTGCCGTGGTGGGAGGCGGTGTGCCTGGCGGCGATCGTTGCGCCGACCGAGGTGGCGCTGATCGACGCGCTGCTCGAGGACGAACGTATCCCGCAGCGGGTGCGGCACACGCTGTCGGTGGAGAGCGGGTTCTACGACGGCTTCGCACTGGCCGCACTGCTGGCGGCGGTGGCACTGGCGTCGGCGAGCAACGACGCACATCCGGTCCGCTGGGCGTGGTTCGCCTTTCGCACCGAGGTGGTGTCGCTGGTGGCCGGTGCGGTGATCGGCCTGGCCGGCGGCTGGGCGATCGCGGTGTCCTGGAAGCGCGGCTGGATGAGCGACACCTGGGCTCAGCTGGCGACCGTCGCGGTGGCGCTGCTGTGCTTCGAGGCCGGCGAGTGGCTGCACGGCAGCGGGTTCGTGGCGGCGTTCGCCGGTGGCCTGGTGTCGGCGATGGTGGCCCGCCGGCATGCCGAGCGGGTGCCCACTCAGGTGTCCGACGCGGCCGGTCAGCTTCTGGAGCTGTTGGTGTTCGCCCTGTTCGGTGCGTTCGCGGTTCGTGAAGGCTGGCAGGGTGCGAGCTGGCAGGTGGTGGTGTTCGCGGTGCTCGCGGTGTTCGGGGTGCGCCTGGTCGCGGTGCTGGTGGCATTGATCCGCAGTGACCTGCCGATGTACAGCCGGGTCTTCATCGGGTGGTTCGGCCCGCGCGGCATCGGCACGGTGGTGCTGGGCCTGATCGTGGTGGAGCGCGGGCAGATCGAGGAGTCCGCGCTGATCACCCAGGTCGTGGTGGTGGCGGTGACGGTCAGCCTGCTGCTGCACAGCCTGACCGCCCCGCTCGGGATCCGGCGTTATGCGGTGCACCCGGCGGTATCGCCGGAATAG